CTGCCGGCGTCACCCCAGCAGACCGTCGCGCCCAGCTCGACGCCTTGGCTGCAATCAACCAAGCACAACACGACCGTTTCGCTGACCCCGATATGCTCTCGCGAATTCGTCAACATGAATTGGCCTATCGTATGCAAACCTCCATCCCGGAACTGATGGACCTTTCGAGCGAAAGCGATGACACCTTTCAACTTTATGGAGAAGCCGCGCGTCAACCCGGCAGCTTCGCAGCTTGCTGCCTGAACGCTCGACGCTTGGCAGAAAGAGGCGTCAGAAATATCCAAATATTCCACCGAGGATGGGACGCACACGGCAATCTGCCAAAAGAACACGAGTCGCAGTGTAAAGACATTGACCAGGGAAGCGCTGCCCTGATCACCGATCTCAAACAACGTGGCATGCTCGATGACACGTTGGTCGTATGGGGAGGTGAATTTGGCCGAACGTCTTACTGCCAAGGCAATTTGACGCGTGAAAATTACGGGCGGGATCACCACCCTCGTTGCTTCACGGTTTGGATGGCCGGTGGCGGCGTGAAACCCGGAATTACTTACGGGCGAACGGACGACTACGGATATAACATCACCGATGCCGACGGCCAGACGCTCACCCCTCAACCGTCGAAGGAAAAATGGACGCCGGGGACGATGCATATTCATGATTTGAACGCCACCATTCTGCACCTACTTGGCATCGATCATGAAAAGCTTACCTACCGCTATCAAGGTCGCGACTTCCGATTAACGGACGTTCATGGTCACGTGATTCAAGATTTACTCGCGTGAACATCCCTTAAACTTCGTACCCTTTTTGTCCGGCAATGCGTTTCCCGTTGGCGCGCCACGCCTGATCGATCATCGAATCCCATTCCACGTTCCGGGCCCGCCACCCATCTCGCAAGACGATTTTATCCATTTTTGGAGTCGAAACGCTGGGCGAACCGTATGACACCGCCTAGGATAGGGGAAGGATCAGATGCACGTGCCAAGGGAAACAGCAAAGTTAAGGCAAAAATCGAATGTTTCAAAATACGCCGAAATCCTCCACTTCATTTTTGATTGTTGCTTTCATCTCCTTTCTGAACCTAGCCAGCGGGGCAGAGATCGGCGTGATCAGCGACTTCCAAAGCGGATCCGCCGAAGGATGGACAAACGAACGGGCCTTAGAAGCGATTCAAATCAAAAATGGCGGACCAAACGGCGCTGACGACAAGTTTTTGTTCGTCGAGTCAACAGGTACAAGTGGCGCCGGTTCTCGCATGGCAACCCGCAACGAATCAACAGCCTGGGAAGGTGACTACAGTGGCGTTACGGCGGTAGAAGTTGATCTGATGAATCCAACGGACTCTCCGGAACTTGAAATGCGACTGGTTCTATTCGGTCCCTCTGTGAAGACTCAGCGATGGACTTCTGATCTCGCCTTAATCGTTCCGAACGACGGCCTTTGGCGACACTACTCCTTTCCCGTCGACGAAGAATCGATCGTGAGAGTCTTGGGAAACGCCGACTACGAAGAGATGCTCAACGACGTGCAGTTCGCCATGCTCCGACACGACGAGGGGCGAGCGAGTTCACGCGGCACAGCGATCGCGGCAACGCTCGGCTTTGACAACATTGAACTGGTGGGACTCGTCTCCCTGCTCGGAGACTTCGACGGCAGCGGTGTGGTGGATGTTCAGGATGTCGATCTACTGCTTCAAGAGGTTCAACGGGGGAGAAACGAACCGTCGTACGACCTGAACGCGGACAACCTCGTGAACCGCGCGGACATTCAGAAGATGCTCAACTCCCCAGAGATTCTGAATTCCTACATCGGAGACGCGAATTTGGACGGGATCTTTGACTCGTCAGATTTTGTGTTTGTATTTCAGGGAGGCGTCTACGAGGATGCGATTCCAGGGAACGCGACCTGGGCGACGGGTGACTGGGATGGTGACGGTGACTTCACGACCAGCGATTTCACTTTCGCTTTTCAGGAAGGTGGCTACGACCAAGGAGCTCGCCCGCAAGCGTTCGCCGTTCCAGAACCCTCAAGTATTGTGCTCGCCTGCCTTGGATTTCTGGTGTTGCTGGGCCAACGACAAAACAGACGCTGAGATCTTCAACGACTGCTGTCGCCCGGAACAACGTTCCGGAATGACGTCAATTCCTCAGTTGCGCGTGCCATGCCAAACGCCGCTGAACATCAGAAAATGCAAATTGGCAGTGCGATTCACGCTTCCTGCAACCGAGAAACCTGCGAGCTCTCGTATTTCCTGCGCCCTCTCCGCTAGTCGCTACCAGCAATTGGTGTTAGCTTTGAAAGTCGGGTCCGCCCCCGTCTCCCAACTCATCACACCTTCAAGTAGATTCCAAGACCTCAGACATGTCACACGACTCCGAGCAGCCCGAGATTCCTTTGAGTGAGAACAGCAGTCCACTCAACGTCCCTGTCTTCAATTGTATCGTTCATATCGCGATTACGGAGTCCGGTGCCGTCCAGGCTCGTGTCGCCAATCTTCCGGGCATCGAGGTTACTGCACCGAACGAACGTGCTGCCCTTAGCCAAATTGTTCCGATCTTCAAACAACACGTGATGGACTCGCTAGAGAAGCAGGAGAAGATAGGTTGGATCGATCCGCCGCCAGCAGCCGGACCGAGCGAACAAACTCGTTTGATTCCGGTTCATCTCTAGTGACTTCCTGCGCTCTTGGCCCAATAATTAGAGCCACTCAGCGAAGAATCAAGCAGCGTAGCTAGATCAGATCGCAATCGGTAACCTGGGCTTCGAGAAACCGCAGACGCAGCTGGCTGGCCGATCTTGGGCTGACCCAACCAACCGTACTTTTTTTGTGGGAGCCTCCCCCTTGTTAGAGAGCAGCCACCAATTTTTTCACCGGGCAGCAGATGTTTTACAACTCGATGCAAAAGTTCGCGAAATCCTCTTGCGACCGAGTCGCGTTGTCAAAGTGGCAATCGTCGAAGAGGACGATGAAGGTAAGCTGATGCACTACACCGCTTACAGGGTGCAACACAATGACGCTCGCGGCCCGTTCAAAGGCGGCCTGCGTTATCATCCTTCCATGGACGAAGATCATGCAGCCGCCTTGGCAAGTCTCATGAGCTGGAAAACGGCGGTCGTGGATGTCCCCTTTGGCGGCGGCAAAGGAGGAATTGACTGCGATCCGCGCGAGATGAGTCGTTTCGAAGTGGAACGCGTCACTCGAAGCTTTGTAGGTCGCACCAAAGAAATCATCGGGCCCACCATCGATATTCCTGCACCCGACGTGAACACCAACGGGGAGGTCATGGCTTGGATTATGGACGAGTACAGCAAACACTGCGGGTTTTCGCCGGGTGTGGTAACGGGCAAGCCTGTCCATTTGTTTGGCTCTGATGGACGAGAGGAAGCGACCGGCCGAGGCGTGATGTACGTTTTGGACGAAGCACTGCGTGATCAGGGTCGCACACTCAAGGGAACCACCATCGCCTTGCAAGGATTCGGCAACGTCGGCAGTAACGCGGCGCGCCTGATCGACGAACAAGGCGGAAAGATTGTTGCTGTAGCGGATCATCTGGGCGGAGTGGCCAGGAGCGACGGCCTTGATATTGACGAACTTCTCAAATGGGCCACCCAACATCGCACCATCGCCGGTTTCCCAGGTGGGAGCGCTTTTGAGGGCCCGGAGATCATCACCTGGCCCGCAGACGTGCTGATCCCAGCTGCGCTGGAGGACGCAATCACAGTGGACAACGCCGCTGACGTTCGTGCGAAGATCGTGATCGAAGCAGCCAATTCGCCCACGACCCCCGAAGCCGACACCCTTCTCAAAAACAACGACGTTGTGGTCGTTCCTGATATCCTTGCCAACGCGGGAGGAGTCACGGTCAGCTATTTTGAATGGACGCAAAACATCCAACGTTATCGTTGGGATTTAGAGAGCGTCAATAGCGAACTCGAGAAGTTCATGCGGCGGGCTTACACGAGTGTGAAGGCCATTTCGCAACAGAAATCCTGTGACCTTCGCACGGCCGCATTTATCCTGGCAATCCAGCGTGTTGGCCGTGCTGCGTTCTCTCGAAGAAGCATCCGAGAAGAAATCAACCTGAGTTAACGTTTGACTTCATACCGAAGCTTCGTTTCATCCTCAATCATCCATGTGCGACAATAATTATCGCACTCAAGCGATCGACCGAACCGTTACAAATGCCTCGGCTGCAATCACGCCAACTAAAGAACCTCGCCAGCGAGCCAAGGCATCCAGAGCCTCGATCGAGCGAGTTGCTGGAAACTCATGCATTTGGCTTTGATAACAAGCCATCGCTTCTTGTTTGATCTGCAGAGTTTCACTGATATCGACAAAATGCGTAGGCAAAAAGCCCGCTTCTACGTAGGGAATATTCCAGTGAGTTTCCGACTGGGTTTCATAACAGTAAATCGAGTGAATCGAACGTCCCACGCTCGAAGTCGGGCGCCATGCAACCGACAACGAGTGAAAGAAAGTCCGATGATCTCGATGCACATCAAACGGAAACGGGACGTAAAGAATCTCTGGCTCCACCTCTTGAACGATTTTCCCGACGAGAGAATTGACCGCGTAGATGGGTTCCTCGGCAGCCAACAAGGCAGGTACTTCTTCGAAAATCAATTCTTGAACGCCCATGACCTCCGCGGCCTGGCGACATTCCGCCCGAACTTGATCCCAAGCATCGGCCGGCCAGACCGGATGCGGCCGTTCACGACCATGGCCCGTCAACACGGCCACGGTCACGTTGTCCCCAGCCCGACTGTGTTTTGCAATCGTTCCTCCCACGCCGAGCGTTTCATCATCCGCGTGGGGTGCCACCACTAACACGTTCATCGAATCACCTCCTCGGGTGAGGTTTGCTGGGGTGATTCAGGTTTCTCGATAAGAAAACGGCCAACAGCCAACGCATCGATCCCGGTACTCCAAAAGGTACGAAACGCATCGCGCGGAGAACAAACGATTGCCTCGCCCTTAATATTGAAGGATGTATTCAGAATAACCGGCACGCCGGTGCGTTCCTCAAAGGCTTTAAGAAGTTGATAGTAGCGAGGGTTCGTCGCTTGGGACACGGTTTGCACGCGCGCGGTTTGGTCAACATGCACGACTCCGGGAACATTTTCCTTTGCATCCTCCGTCGCATCGAACGCTAAGATCATGTAGGGAGCCGATTCCGCCCGCTCCAGAAATCGACCCGCCGACTCTTCGGTCATACTTGGGCAAAACGGTCGCCAATACTCACGAAACTTGATCGCACTGTTGACACGATCTCGTGCTTCAACCGACCTGGGATCAGCCAGAATGGAGCGGCCGCCAAGTGCACGAGGCCCGCCTTCAAGCCGCCCTTGAAACCAACCGACGACCTTCCCCTCCGCCAGCAACTCGGCAGCATCTTCTGCGATATTGTCACATGCGCGATAAGTGTAGCCACAAGCCTTGATCTGCGTCTCGATCTGATCGTCGGTGTAGCCGGGACCAAGGTAGACATGCTGCAAAGCTTGAGGACGATTTCCCGTTTCCTCATGATAAACACCAACCGCAGCGCCGATCGAAGTTCCGGAATCATTTGGAATTGGAAACGGCCACACGCGCTGAAACAGACCACTCTTGTGAATTCGACTATTCAACTTGACATTTAGCCCCACACCGCCGGCAACGCACAAATTCGTTTGCCCCGTTTCCTGTTGCCAATGCGTAACCAGTCGAACGACCGTCTCTTCTAATAAACGTTGTGTCTCAAAAGCCAGATCTTCATGAATCGGTTCGATCGGGACCGGTCCCTGACGTGGCTGCAACCCCAGCTGCTCTGCCAATTCGTCAGTGAAACGGTCGGAATAGGTATGCCGTCCATGGTGAATGTATTTTGGAGGCAGCTCGTAATCCCAGCCTTGTGGCCCGGGCGTCAAAACTCGTTGCAGTTTTTCTCGTAGCTCAAGATTCTCTCGCCCGTAGGCGGCCAATCCCATTACCTTGTACTCGCCGTCATAGGCCCGAAAGCCCAGCATTTCGGTCATGGCCGCGTAAAACCAGCCCAAGGAGTGTGGAATCGTTGTCTCATGCAATAACGTTAATTGGTCACCTTTACCTTGCCATAACGTTGTACATTCACAGTCGCCTGAACCGTCAACAACTAACACCAAAGCTTCTTCCAGTGGACTCAACCAGAAGGCTTTCGCAGCATGACACTTGTGATGCGGATACGATCGCAACTCGGGCAGGCGATCTGCCGGTACACCAAAATACCGACCGAGCTGACTCTGCACTCTTCTGGCAACCGATGCCTGGTTGAAAATTGACAAGTTAGATTTCTGCCAACCAAGAGTACCTGCATCCGGAGGATATTTCTGATTGATCGAATCGTAAAAACGGGCAATCGTCCCGTCGGAGTAACCGTCTAAATCCCATCCGTAGGAGATAAAGTCAACGTCCGTCAGTTCGATATTACCGAGCTGAAGGCAGGCCTCGATAGATCGAATCGGGAAGATATTCTCCGCGTGTTTAAAGCGAATCAAGCGTTCTTCTTCCACGTATGCGGTGAGAATTCCGTCCTGAAGCAGACACGCCGCCGAATCGACGCCATGAAAGAAGCCGAGAATATTCATTGCCATGATTATACTGTTCGATCCCTTTGTGCGATCCACGCCGTGCGCATACATTGCGGCAGTCTTTGGATAATAGACCACAGTAATCGGCGCCGCAAATTCCGCTGCCCATCGGCAGAATCACTTTTTTTCTACCGGAGCAGTATCCTCAAGTGGATGCTTGACAACATTTGTCGCCAAGCCAACCGACTCAAGTAATCGGATCGTCGAATAAGTCACATCAAATTCCCACCACTTGTGTCCGTGAGCTGCGCAACGCTGATGCGCGTGATGATTGTTGTGCCAACCATCACCATTACTGATCAAAGCGAAGAGAATGTTGTTTCGACTTGAGTCCTTCGTATCGTAATTTTGATAGCCGTAAACGTGACCGAATGAGTTGACGGCCCAAGTAATGTGCCAAACCAGCACCGTACGCAGGAAAACACCCCAAACGAGTAAACTGACCCCTAGCTGAATTGCCCCCATCCATTCACGGGTCGTGCCCCACCCGATTCCAAAACCCACGCCAAAGATCAAAAGCGCATGCAAAATATAAAGCCAAAACCAATGAAGTTTCCGTTCACACCAGAAGTAGAAGGGATCCCGCAAGACATCTCGGCAATAGCGTTCGTAATGCACGGTAGAGTCGTGACTTCGATTCTTGACCAAAACCCACCCGACGTGTCCCCAAAACAGATTAACCAACGGACTATGGGGGTCCGGTTCCCGGTCGGAGTGCTGATGATGCAAGCGATGGATCGCAACCCACCTCGCAGGCGAATCTTCCAAACAGCAGATCGCCAAGGTGACGACAACGTACTCCAACCACTTTGGCAACGTCAACGATCGGTGCGTCAACATGCGGTGGTAGGCAAGATTGATGCCAAGCGTCCCAAAGATATAGAGGCCGACCACACACAGCCCCACGCCCAACCAACTAAAACACCACGGCAACAGCACCAACAAAGCCGCCAAGTGAATCAACACTAAATTTATCGCATAAGGCCAGTACAGTCGCATCGGATCTGTCGCCACTGGACGCGTCAAGCGATTTTCGTCCATCCCCCCAACTTTCTTCATACCGACCTCCCATCGATGATCTTTGCTGCATCCTCTCATGAATCATCGAACAGGGGAAGCATGCAACGATCCACAACGGTCGACAAGCATTTTTCTCGCGGCCAAATGGCTCCCACCATCCAACAAACAAAACGGCACAGATGGCCCCAGACTCGCAAAGTCAACGCAACCACACCATTCCACCAGCCAATCTTGGCGGCGGACCTATCGCAGACAAGTCGATTTTTTTATGAGGGCACAAAGAGAGGCACAAATTCGAACCGTCGCCCATCGAACAAGCCACGATCGCTCAGTTTGTATTCTGGAATCACCAACAGGGCCATGAATGAGAGAGTCGTAAAAGGAGC
This genomic window from Pirellulaceae bacterium contains:
- a CDS encoding fatty acid desaturase; amino-acid sequence: MKKVGGMDENRLTRPVATDPMRLYWPYAINLVLIHLAALLVLLPWCFSWLGVGLCVVGLYIFGTLGINLAYHRMLTHRSLTLPKWLEYVVVTLAICCLEDSPARWVAIHRLHHQHSDREPDPHSPLVNLFWGHVGWVLVKNRSHDSTVHYERYCRDVLRDPFYFWCERKLHWFWLYILHALLIFGVGFGIGWGTTREWMGAIQLGVSLLVWGVFLRTVLVWHITWAVNSFGHVYGYQNYDTKDSSRNNILFALISNGDGWHNNHHAHQRCAAHGHKWWEFDVTYSTIRLLESVGLATNVVKHPLEDTAPVEKK
- a CDS encoding DUF1501 domain-containing protein; the encoded protein is MTNPIRESELMMTRRQLFGRSALGLGTAAMTSLMGKQLFSADNNTLDGIHHPAKAKRVIYLFMSGGPSHHDLWDYKPKMQDMFGEQLPSEIRDGQRVTGMTANQKNGLPLAPTKYKFTKQDNNDQGVWVSELLPHTARVAKELCVVHSTFTEAINHDPAITYIQTGSQIPGRPSLGAWLSYGLGTMNENLPHYVVMHAKTSFPEQSLFNRLWGTGFLPSDHQGMLLRSQGDPVLYLSNPAGVTPADRRAQLDALAAINQAQHDRFADPDMLSRIRQHELAYRMQTSIPELMDLSSESDDTFQLYGEAARQPGSFAACCLNARRLAERGVRNIQIFHRGWDAHGNLPKEHESQCKDIDQGSAALITDLKQRGMLDDTLVVWGGEFGRTSYCQGNLTRENYGRDHHPRCFTVWMAGGGVKPGITYGRTDDYGYNITDADGQTLTPQPSKEKWTPGTMHIHDLNATILHLLGIDHEKLTYRYQGRDFRLTDVHGHVIQDLLA
- a CDS encoding carbamoyltransferase C-terminal domain-containing protein, whose translation is MAMNILGFFHGVDSAACLLQDGILTAYVEEERLIRFKHAENIFPIRSIEACLQLGNIELTDVDFISYGWDLDGYSDGTIARFYDSINQKYPPDAGTLGWQKSNLSIFNQASVARRVQSQLGRYFGVPADRLPELRSYPHHKCHAAKAFWLSPLEEALVLVVDGSGDCECTTLWQGKGDQLTLLHETTIPHSLGWFYAAMTEMLGFRAYDGEYKVMGLAAYGRENLELREKLQRVLTPGPQGWDYELPPKYIHHGRHTYSDRFTDELAEQLGLQPRQGPVPIEPIHEDLAFETQRLLEETVVRLVTHWQQETGQTNLCVAGGVGLNVKLNSRIHKSGLFQRVWPFPIPNDSGTSIGAAVGVYHEETGNRPQALQHVYLGPGYTDDQIETQIKACGYTYRACDNIAEDAAELLAEGKVVGWFQGRLEGGPRALGGRSILADPRSVEARDRVNSAIKFREYWRPFCPSMTEESAGRFLERAESAPYMILAFDATEDAKENVPGVVHVDQTARVQTVSQATNPRYYQLLKAFEERTGVPVILNTSFNIKGEAIVCSPRDAFRTFWSTGIDALAVGRFLIEKPESPQQTSPEEVIR
- a CDS encoding Glu/Leu/Phe/Val dehydrogenase dimerization domain-containing protein; amino-acid sequence: MLESSHQFFHRAADVLQLDAKVREILLRPSRVVKVAIVEEDDEGKLMHYTAYRVQHNDARGPFKGGLRYHPSMDEDHAAALASLMSWKTAVVDVPFGGGKGGIDCDPREMSRFEVERVTRSFVGRTKEIIGPTIDIPAPDVNTNGEVMAWIMDEYSKHCGFSPGVVTGKPVHLFGSDGREEATGRGVMYVLDEALRDQGRTLKGTTIALQGFGNVGSNAARLIDEQGGKIVAVADHLGGVARSDGLDIDELLKWATQHRTIAGFPGGSAFEGPEIITWPADVLIPAALEDAITVDNAADVRAKIVIEAANSPTTPEADTLLKNNDVVVVPDILANAGGVTVSYFEWTQNIQRYRWDLESVNSELEKFMRRAYTSVKAISQQKSCDLRTAAFILAIQRVGRAAFSRRSIREEINLS
- a CDS encoding PIG-L family deacetylase gives rise to the protein MNVLVVAPHADDETLGVGGTIAKHSRAGDNVTVAVLTGHGRERPHPVWPADAWDQVRAECRQAAEVMGVQELIFEEVPALLAAEEPIYAVNSLVGKIVQEVEPEILYVPFPFDVHRDHRTFFHSLSVAWRPTSSVGRSIHSIYCYETQSETHWNIPYVEAGFLPTHFVDISETLQIKQEAMACYQSQMHEFPATRSIEALDALARWRGSLVGVIAAEAFVTVRSIA